AGGACGCGGAGATGTGGGGGAGAATTGCCCTCAATCTTCCTATAGCATTCACATCATCAATTGGGGCAATATATTCAGCTGTAGCCAGTAATAAAATGACAGATAATCCAACTGTTTTAATTCAACATCCCTTTGTAGAGTATCTTGCAGCATACCCGGAAAATGAATTGAATAAGCATCCAGACATAGAAAACATTCGATTATACATACAAAAAGAGGAGTTAGCAATAGCCCTTAACAACCTATATGCACATGATTCGAGACAGGCATGAATCAACTTAAAACGGGTAACATACAAAGAATTCAGAAAGCAGAAGATCGGATTAACACTACTTTCCTTTCTCCCAAAAAAGCTACTGACTCGCGTCCTTCCATTCGCAACGAAATGTGGAGTAAGAGTATAAACTGATGACTAATTCAGATAATCCCCCACTCCACCCTCATCCTTCTCACTCCCCCCACATCCACCTCAGCCGTGCACCCTCCTTCAAACACCCCTCCATCACAAATAACCCGCCCCTCATAATCACACACCAGACTTCGCCCGCAGTAATCAGTGCCCGAAACTGGATCATATCCCATACACGCAGTCCCGAAAACAAACCCTCTGTTCTCCAATGCCCGGGCCCGAAGTAAAAGCTCCCAGTCTGCTACCCGGGAAGCAGGCCAGGCTGCCTGAACCAAAACACACTCGCACCCCATCTTTAGGTACTCGCGGAATAACTCGGGAAAGCGCAGATCAAAACAAATCGCACACCCAAACTTCACACCACCGTACGCAAAGGTCACCGGCGCATGACCCGGAGAAAAACATCGGTCCTCCTTTCCCGGCACAAACAAAAACATCTTGGAATACTCGGCAATCACCTCGCCTGCCGGGCCGCACACGAGCATTGTGTTCTGCGGCAGTCCGCCAGCTTCCACTTTCTGATAGGACCCGACAACACAGACATTATGCTTCGCCGCAAGAGCAAGCCACCGTCGTTTCACATCCTCACCCGAGATCTGCGAAGGAGAGGGACGCCACCCGGTTGCAAACTGCTCGGAAAACATCACCATATCTGCAGTCCCAGAATATTCATTAAGAAAAGAATCTGCTTTCGCAAAAGCAGCATCAACATCATCCCACACCTGAATCAGCTGGGCACAACAGACTCGCATACTTACTATAACGCGTATCCGGAAAAAAAGATTTGGATGAAATCACTCCGGGGTATTTTGTATTGAATCGTTCAATCCCATGATCGCTCACTGGTTCAGGATCAACCGACCAAAGTACCTGCGTGGCTTTTTAAGCACGGATTATCGAAAGGAACTGGCATCACTCGCATGCTGTGAACCGCCGAAACTGACATTCCTGGAGAAATTCATCCTAACGAATTGTTTAATGAATTTTTTTATCAGACCGGATTTTATTGCCTACAATATTTCTTACAGAAATCAACTGTCCTATCGGATATGCACTAAATTATTCGGCATTGTCAAAGTCGGGTGGACGATCCGCAGTAAAAAAAGAATTGGATACGGCAGGTTCATCGTTCGATGTGATTATTTTCGACTCGTTTCTGCCCTAACGAAAAATATTCATCACGGTTTTCCCGTGAATATCCGGTCAAGGCATCCAAGTCTTGGCACAAAAAACTTCACGATAAGGCCGACAAGAATTGCCGCGGCGACGGTTCCTTCCCGCACCCCGACCAGATCGGCAAACATCACCCAAGAGACAAGAACGGCTGTCAGCACCATCGTGCTGTCGAATCCTACTTTGACATAGCCGAACTGAATCTTCGAGACCTGTGATATTGCTCTTACAAGAGCATCTCCGGCCATCATCAGAAGGTTTGCTTTCAACATCAGAGCAATACCGAAAGCAACCAGAACACAGCTCATGAGACAGAAAATCCACTGGAATATATATCCGGTGATGATAATGTCGTCGACGAGAAGCATCGAGAGATCGGTGAATACGCTGAATACAAAGATGAGCGTGATCTGCAGCCACTGATAGGTTTCAAATTTGTCTTTCAGCAGAAAATACTGAAAAACAACAAATAAACTGTTCATGAGAAAGGTGAACGTTCCAAATGAAAGGGGAAATCCCTGACTCAGAACATAGGGCACGCATGAGATGGGCGTCGTTCCAAGACCAGCCTTGGTGGAAAACGCGATCCCCAGCGACATGATAAAAAGGCCGAGGATCATCACGGTTATCCGGGTGGCTGTTTCTTGTCTCATGATGCACGAAAGCTGATTTAGATTGGGTGGTCTGGTATTTATGCGGGACGGGATGATCGGTGTTTCCCGTGCCGGCAGAGGAACAGATATTATCCGTCAGGGAGCTATGTAACCATATGGAAAGTATTACTGCAGATGAGTTAGGGGAGCATTTCGCCCAATCGTGTTTCTTCGGACGGATATCTATCCTTCGAACGCGATTTCACCGAAGGAGGGAGCACGAAGAGGTTGTGTGATGGGATTCATCTCGCATGTTATCCGGGATCGGAAAACTGCAGTTTTCACGAAAGAAACATGTCTTTGCGCCGGGGCAGTGGCAGGTCTCTGTTTTGGGAACGGTTACGTGGCGGCACCCGGAGGCGTTGATACGTTCGTGGCGTTTTTCTCGTACGGTCTTGAGTTGGCGAAGGATCCGGAAACGTATCAGAAATTTTGTGATCGGATGCCGGAAAAATCCCGGAGAAAGTTTTTGGAGGGGGAACGGATGCATGTGGACGCCGAAACGGCGAAAAAGTTCATCGATGATGAAATCACGGCGATTCCGGCAATCTCCGGAAAATATGCGGTGTTCAAACCGATTGAGGATCTTGTTGAGGGAGAAGTTCCAGTGTCGGTAATTTTTACGGTGAATCCGGTCGAACTTGCGGCATTGATGCATCTTGCGGGGTCTCTTTCCGGCGGGAACGGTCTGACTGCATCTTCACGGATATCTGCATGTCAGGCACTTGGAAGCAAAGTTCTGCAGGAGTCAAAAAAGGAGGTTCCAAACGCCGTTCTTGGTATGACGGATCTTGCGGGCCGCGGGCACTGTCGAAACGTTATCCCGAATGAGTATCTGACGTACAGTGTTCCCTGGAACATGTTTCTTGCA
The sequence above is a segment of the uncultured Methanocorpusculum sp. genome. Coding sequences within it:
- a CDS encoding nitrilase-related carbon-nitrogen hydrolase — its product is MRVCCAQLIQVWDDVDAAFAKADSFLNEYSGTADMVMFSEQFATGWRPSPSQISGEDVKRRWLALAAKHNVCVVGSYQKVEAGGLPQNTMLVCGPAGEVIAEYSKMFLFVPGKEDRCFSPGHAPVTFAYGGVKFGCAICFDLRFPELFREYLKMGCECVLVQAAWPASRVADWELLLRARALENRGFVFGTACMGYDPVSGTDYCGRSLVCDYEGRVICDGGVFEGGCTAEVDVGGVRRMRVEWGII
- a CDS encoding DUF6198 family protein; the encoded protein is MRQETATRITVMILGLFIMSLGIAFSTKAGLGTTPISCVPYVLSQGFPLSFGTFTFLMNSLFVVFQYFLLKDKFETYQWLQITLIFVFSVFTDLSMLLVDDIIITGYIFQWIFCLMSCVLVAFGIALMLKANLLMMAGDALVRAISQVSKIQFGYVKVGFDSTMVLTAVLVSWVMFADLVGVREGTVAAAILVGLIVKFFVPRLGCLDRIFTGKP
- a CDS encoding DUF169 domain-containing protein, coding for MFLRTDIYPSNAISPKEGARRGCVMGFISHVIRDRKTAVFTKETCLCAGAVAGLCFGNGYVAAPGGVDTFVAFFSYGLELAKDPETYQKFCDRMPEKSRRKFLEGERMHVDAETAKKFIDDEITAIPAISGKYAVFKPIEDLVEGEVPVSVIFTVNPVELAALMHLAGSLSGGNGLTASSRISACQALGSKVLQESKKEVPNAVLGMTDLAGRGHCRNVIPNEYLTYSVPWNMFLAMEEAAPKSFFQTMTWEKFKE